Within the Echinicola sp. 20G genome, the region TACCAAAACGGCAAGTCCAACGCCTATCCAAAAACCATTGGTTTGGAAATTGATACCCAATAAATTTGAAAGCTGGGAAGCTGCCTGGTTAGATTGGAAAGCATTACCGCCACCAAAAGAAGCCCCCACACAAAGTACAGCAAATAGGCCTCCCAAAAACTGTCCCAAACGACCTTTCTTCAAGTCATGGCCCAAGCCGCGAGAAAGGTAGTACATTGGTCCGCCGTGTACCGTTCCGTCATCTTCAATATCTCTATATTTTACTCCGAGTGTACATTCAACAAATTTTGTACTCATACCTAAGATACCACAAGCAATCATCCAGAAAGTGGCTCCAGGCCCACCAAGGGCAATGGCAACAGCTACACCAGCGATATTTCCAAGTCCCACTGTTCCAGAAACTGCAGTGGCCAAGGCTTGAAAGTGACTTACTTCTCCTCCTTTGCTTTCATCTACTACGATATCGCCGCTTTCAGGATCTTTATAAGTCTTCTCCATATCGTCATATTTGCCTCTGACCGTGTTGATCGCTAATGGCATCTTTGTGATACCTGGGGCGGCAAAATAAATGGTGAAGAAAGTAGCACCTACTACTAGTAAAATAAGGATGAAGGGGATGTTGTATTCGCCAATTGGAATGGGATAAAGTACCAGACTTTCCCAAGCGTCTGCAACTGGCTGAAAGGATTGGTCTATTCTTTGTCCAAAACTTAATTCTTCCGTAGGAGCAGCCTCTTGGGCAAATAGAGAAACGGGAAGTAGAAAAATTAAGAAGGATAGAAGTTTTCTATACATAGTGAGTTTAAATTTGAATTGTATATTTGAGTCTAAAACTTAGATTTTTAATTATTTATAGTTCATAAACCCAATTCCTATCTTTCCACTTTTCTATTTCCATCCTTCCAATATATCAGACTGCCAATAGGCGCTTTCCTTGGTTGGGAATGCATCCTTCATAGCATAGATAATAACTTATTTTGGGAGTGAATTTCATAGTAGAGGAGAAGAAATTGGACTTCTTCAAATAAATATTAATTTTTTCAATTAGCTAAATTAAGTTGTTTTGCTAGAATATCAATCCCTTCATTGAAACTTTTTGGCTGATAATTCAACTGAGTTTTAGCTTTTTGAATGTTAAAACCTGTTTTTAGGGGTCTTTTTGCTGGCTGGGTAAAGGTACTTGAGTTTGTTCTATTGATCTTGGATTTGTCCAATTTAAAAAAGTCAGCCGTCTTTATTGCCATGTCGTAAGGGGTCAATAACTCTTCCCCGGAGATGTTAAAAATACCCCTAGCCTTTTGTTCTGCCATCAAAATACAACCCTCGGCTAGGTCCTCGGCCAGCGTAGGGGTTCTGAGCTGGTCGTCTACCAGTTGTAGGTCTTTGCCCTGTTCGATAGAGTTCTTCACCCAAAGTACAATGTTTGAGCGGCTCATATCGTGGGAAATACCATAAACCAGCACGGTCCGGGCAATCCCCCAATTGATGTTTGAGTGTTGGATCAGCTCTTCTGCCAATAATTTGGTCTCACCATAATAATTGACCGGGTTTGGCTTGGCAGCCTCATCATAAGGCCCATCTTCCCCATCGAAAATAAAGTCAGTAGAGACATGAACCATGTAGGAGTCATGTTGCTCACAAGCTTTGATGATATGTTGCACTGCAGCCACATTCTGTTGGTAGCATGCCTCTTTTTCTGTTTCACATTGGTCCACATTGGTCATGGCAGCACCATGAATGACTAGGTCCGGTTGGAATTTGTTAAAGACACTTTTGACATCTTCCTGAGAAGTGATGTCCATAGAAGCATAGGTGTAATCCTTCCAAGAGGCAGGAAGCCTGCAAGCTCCCCTTCCCGTAGCGATAATTTCAAATGAACCTTTTTCGATCAAGCGCTTTACCAGCTTTTGTCCCAAAAGTCCATTGGCTCCAGTAATTAAGATAGATGGTTTATTGTTCTTCTGCGTATTCAAAACCGTATTCTTTGGTGATTTTTTTCTTTGAGATGTTTTCTACTTCTACCGTGATATAGACAGGATCAACTGGTACGTCCATATCGTCTGTCTTTTCAGCAGCGATCTTCTCCACCACATCCATTCCTTTGATGACTTTGCCAAATACAGTATATTCTTCGTCTAGATGAGGTGTGCCACCGACAGTGGTGTAGGTGTCAATTTGTTGTGGCGTGAGCTTTTTGTCCAAGTTGATATTGAGGAACTCTTCCATTTCGCCTTTCTTGGAAAGCATCAATTGGGTCATTCCATTAAAATCTCCAAAGTTATATAGTTCCACGTAGCGCTTGGCCAAGTCCTTTCTACTTTCCAAAGTAATGTATTTCATGAAATACTTTTGTAGCCGTTTCATGTCTGTGGTCAACTCTAACTCAGTATAAACTTTTCCTTCCACAATATAAAACTGGCTGCCATTGGAGCGTTGTTCCGGGTTGATGTTGTCACCCTGGCGAGCAGCTGCTATGGCGCCTTTTTCATGGATGAGATTTTTGTTGAACTCCGCTGGAATGGTGTATTGTTCAGATTCCGGTAATACTTCCTTGGTAAAAACATCGCCTCCTTGAATCATAAAATCTTCAATGACCCGATGGAATTCAGTAGAATCGAAACGGCCGGATTCCGCTAGATCGATGAAGTTGGCTTTATGTTTTGGGGTTTCGTCGTACAGGATCGCATAGATGTCTCCATGACGTGTGTGAATTTTGATTAAAGCATCTTTTTCAGAAGCACATGAGAATACCAATGGTAGCAAGCAGGCAAACCATAAAAGTTTCTTGTTCATAAGTTACTTGTTAAGGTTCCTTTTGATTTCTGCTAATATTCTGTCTCCACCGGATTGGATCACTTTTTCTGCCAGCATTTTGCCAAGCTCTTCAGCTTTTTCAGCAGCGCCAGAAATACTGTGCTGTATTCTTTCTTGGCCGTCTAGGCTTACAATGCCACCGTTGAGGGAAATTGTCCCATTTTGATAGTTGGCCAAGCAGAAGACAGGAATGCTGCATCCACCTTCCAATACTTTTAGATAGCTGCGTTCTGCAACCAACCTATACCCTGTCTCTTGATGGTGGGTGGCTGCAATGATAAGTTTTTTAAGGTCGCTGTCCAGTCTGTGCGAAGCTTCTACTGCTATGCTTCCCTGACCTACCGCAGGGGTAAATTCATCCAGAGAAAGTTCATGACGGATCATGTCATCATACCCCATTCTATGCGCTCCAGCATAGGCCAAAAGTAAGGCATCACAAACTCCGGATTCCATTTTTTTAATACGGGTCTGTAGGTTGCCCCTTACTTCTACGGTTTGGATATGGGGATAGAAATGCTTCAACGTGGCAACTCTCCTAGTAGAAGAAGTGCCCAGTAATAAAGGTTTTTCCGGGTTTTTATAATCAATGTCAGTTTTGTGGCTGAGAATAATGTCATTTACTTTTTCACGCTCCGTAAAAGAGATTAACTCAAAACCTTCAGGTAAACTGGAAGGCATGTCTTTGGCGCTGTGAACAGCAATATCCACTTCGCCAGATGCTAACTGGTCTTCCAATTCTTCAGTGAAAACCCCTTTGCTTCCGATTTTTGAAATGGAGACATCGAGAATTTTGTCTCCTTTGGTTTCTATCGTGACAATTTCTGTTTGAAGTCCTTTTTCCTTAAGCAGGTCTGCAATGTGATAAGCTTGATACAGGGCAAGTTTGCTACCTCTGGTTCCTATTTTGATAGGCTGCATTATTCTTTGATTTTTCTTTTAGTTGTTTTTTTGTTGGCGGAAGCTTCGATGAATTCAACGATTTTTCCTGCAATATTGATTCCTGTGGCCTTTTCAATGCCTTCCAGTCCGGGAGAACTGTTGACTTCTAGGATCAAAGGGCCCCGGGCAGATTGGAGCATGTCCACTCCAGCTACTGTCAATCCCAAGGCTTTTGCTGCGCCCAATGCTGCTTTTCTTTCTGCTGCTGAAAGCTTGATGACTGTGGCTTTTCCTCCTCTGTGAAGATTGGACCTGAATTCGCCTTCCTCTCCCTGTCGTTTCATGGCACCAACTACTCTTCCGTTGACCACAAAAGCCCGGATGTCGGCTCCTTTCGCTTCTTTGATGAATTCCTGGACAATAACCCTTGCCTTCAACCCATGGAATGCCTCGATTACAGATTGACCTGCTTTTCTGGTTTCTGCCAAAACAACCCCTAGGCCTTGGGTGCCTTCCAGCAATTTGATGATCAAAGGTGCTCCACCAACTTGGTCAATCAATTGTTTTTCGCCCCCTTTAGAGAAATTGGTAAAGGCTGTTTTGGGCATCCCTAAACCTTCTCTTGAAAGAATTTGTAGGCTTCGAAGTTTATCTCGGCTTCTCACAATGGCTTGAGATTCCACGGCAGAGAAAGTGCCCATAAGCTCAAACTGACGGACTACAGCCGTACCATAAAAGGTGACTGATGCTCCGATTCTTGGGATAATGGCTTGTATGTTGGATAACTTTTCTCCTTTGTAGAAGATGGAAGGTCCTTCTTGCTCAATCACCAAATCGCATAGTGAATGGTCAATGACCAAGGCTTCATGCCCAGCGGCCTCGATGGCTTCTTTTAGTCTCCTTGTAGAGTATAAATTTGGGTTTCTTGATAATACGGCTATTCTCATTTCTGTGAGGCTTTTGATTTTTTGGATAGGTTGGCTTCATCGACATCTACGATAAACCGGCCTTTAAGCATTTTTCTGCCCAATAAAATGGCATTTCGCATTTTAGAACGGTCCGACAAGGTAAATTCCGTCTCGAACTCCTCATCAAACATCACCACTTTGGTAGTGATTTTATACCTTAATTCAGCTCCTCCAAAAGAGTTTTTGACTTTTTTGAGACTATATCTATTTGTCCTAAAGGTAGTGTCTTTAAAAAGGCGGTGTTTTGGAGAAAGCAATTTGAATTCCAGGACTTCTTCACCATCAATTACTTTTTCTTCCATCCATTCACAATGAATGGCATTGGTGTAGGCACCGGTGTCCACTTTAGCGGAAATCATGAACAAGTCCCATTCTGGAAGGCTTATTTTTTCTCTTCTACCAATAACATGTTTTTTCATGCAGGTTCTTTTCGTCTTAGAACTTTGGCCATGTCAAAAGAAAGGTCGGCAAACAGAATTTTCGCATTTGCATTTCTTTCTAAATGATAATGGGCCGTGTTGAGCAATTGATAAATACTCATGATCTTGTCTTCCGTCATGGCATTGAGGCTGAAATTCTCAATAAACTCCCTGTCAGAAGGGGCTGTTCTCATGAGATTCTCCAGTTGGCTTCTCTTCAAAAGGCTCTCGCGTAAAATGTTCAAACCAGTGAGGAAAAGCGCTTTTTGCCCTTCTTTGTCAATAGTCTGGAAGTTGTCTGACCAAGACATAATATTGTTAATGTCTAAAGTAAAGCAAATTCGCATCCAATCGCGAAATTTTGCTGTGTTTTCATCGACTACTTGGTCAGCCAATCGGTAAGCTTCACGCATATTTCCATTGGCCAATGGAGCAATTTGCAGGGCTGCTTCTCTGGAGCTTAAGCCCTCTGATATAATATGGTCTTTAATTTCATCATCTGTAAAAGCCCTAACCAATACTTTTTGGGTTCTGGAAAGGATGGTTGTCAGCAATTGCTCAGGTTGATGGGCTACCATCAGGAACAATGTCTTTTCTGGCGGCTCTTCCAGTACTTTCAATAAAGCATTGGCAGCGGCAGTGTGCATTAATTCCGGCATCCAAACCAAAATGGTTTTGTAGCCTCCCTCGAAGGATTTTAGTGATACGGTCTGGATGATTTTTTTTGCAGCCGCTTTGGAAATATTGAGTTGTTTCTTTTCGAAACCATTGTGATAGATCCAGTCTTGGAGATTTCCATACGGCTTGTTCAACACAAAGTCTCTCCAGGGGGCAAGGATGTCTGTTTTTTTGCTGTTTCCATCATCATCTTCTTTGACCAAGCTGCCGGGCACGGGAAAAGTAAAATTCAAGTCAGGATGAATGAGCTTTGCCATTTTTTGACAGGAGCTACAAGTGCCACAGGCATCCTGATCACCTTTGTTTTCGCAATTGACATATGTGGCCAAAGCCAAAGCCATTTTTAAATTGGCAGCCCCTTCAGGTCCGTGAAATAGCAAGGCATGGGCCAGGTGATTGTTGTTGATGGCCTGGATTAGTTTTTCTTTAGTTTCCTGTAAGCCCGGTATGGATGAAAATAGCATTGGTTAGTTTTTGCTTAGACTTTTTTATCCCAAATACGATAAGCTTGGGTCATTTCAAATACCCTTTGGAGGATTGATTCTTCTTGCTGATCAAATGTGAGCCCTCTTCTCTCCATGACTTTGCTGGCGGTATCTTCAAACTTCCTGAACTGGAAAGTGGAGAAGCCTGCAGCCCCGCCCCATGCAAAGGAAGGGACAAAGTTACGTGGAAAGCCATCTCCGAATACATTGGCTCCAACACCTATTACGGTGCCCGTATTAAACATGGTGTTGATGCCACACTTGGAGTGGTCACCCATCATTAGCCCGCAAAACTGCAGTCCTGTATTGCTGAAGCCTCCTTTAGTGTAATCCCAGATTTTTACTGGGGCATAATTGTTTTTTAGATTGGATATATTCGTGTCAGCTCCGAAATTACACCATTCGCCAACTACCGTGTTGCCCATAAATCCGTCGTGGCCCTTGTTGCTGTAGCCAAAGATAACCGAATTGGAAACTTCTCCTCCTACTTTGGAGAAAGGGCCAACGGTAGTGTCTCCTCTCATTTTTCCTCCCATACTTACTGCTGATCCCTCACACAATGCAAAAGGTCCCCTGATCAAAGCGCCTTCCTGAACCTGTGCGTTTTTGCCAATATAAATGGGGCCATTTTCAGCATTAAGCACCGCTGCTCTGATTTCAGCTCCTTCTTCCACAAAGACCATCTCAGGGTTATAGACAATAGTGTGTTTGTCATGGATTCCTATAGATTTCCTATTCGCCGTAATCAATACAAAGTCTTTTCTGATCTCCAAAGCATTGTGCTGGAAGATGTGCCAACTACGATGGATCAAGGTGATTTCTCCCTCGTATTGAATTTGCTCAGTTTGTTCTTTGATCTCGTCAATAGAAAAATCATCAGGTTGGTCCACATAAGCAGCCAGTAAATACTGATCTTTGAAAATGGCCTGACCTTTTTTGAGGTTTTTGATGGCAGTGACCAGCCCATGGTCAGGGCAAAGTCCACCGTTGATGAATAATTTGCTT harbors:
- a CDS encoding RimK/LysX family protein, coding for MKKHVIGRREKISLPEWDLFMISAKVDTGAYTNAIHCEWMEEKVIDGEEVLEFKLLSPKHRLFKDTTFRTNRYSLKKVKNSFGGAELRYKITTKVVMFDEEFETEFTLSDRSKMRNAILLGRKMLKGRFIVDVDEANLSKKSKASQK
- the rimK gene encoding 30S ribosomal protein S6--L-glutamate ligase, with product MRIAVLSRNPNLYSTRRLKEAIEAAGHEALVIDHSLCDLVIEQEGPSIFYKGEKLSNIQAIIPRIGASVTFYGTAVVRQFELMGTFSAVESQAIVRSRDKLRSLQILSREGLGMPKTAFTNFSKGGEKQLIDQVGGAPLIIKLLEGTQGLGVVLAETRKAGQSVIEAFHGLKARVIVQEFIKEAKGADIRAFVVNGRVVGAMKRQGEEGEFRSNLHRGGKATVIKLSAAERKAALGAAKALGLTVAGVDMLQSARGPLILEVNSSPGLEGIEKATGINIAGKIVEFIEASANKKTTKRKIKE
- a CDS encoding peptidylprolyl isomerase, which encodes MNKKLLWFACLLPLVFSCASEKDALIKIHTRHGDIYAILYDETPKHKANFIDLAESGRFDSTEFHRVIEDFMIQGGDVFTKEVLPESEQYTIPAEFNKNLIHEKGAIAAARQGDNINPEQRSNGSQFYIVEGKVYTELELTTDMKRLQKYFMKYITLESRKDLAKRYVELYNFGDFNGMTQLMLSKKGEMEEFLNINLDKKLTPQQIDTYTTVGGTPHLDEEYTVFGKVIKGMDVVEKIAAEKTDDMDVPVDPVYITVEVENISKKKITKEYGFEYAEEQ
- a CDS encoding GlmU family protein yields the protein MEPITLFDDPAFRGSLLPFTFTRPVADIRVGILKIKEKWEKYLQTSAGFFTQDYLKDKFPLIEESKLFINGGLCPDHGLVTAIKNLKKGQAIFKDQYLLAAYVDQPDDFSIDEIKEQTEQIQYEGEITLIHRSWHIFQHNALEIRKDFVLITANRKSIGIHDKHTIVYNPEMVFVEEGAEIRAAVLNAENGPIYIGKNAQVQEGALIRGPFALCEGSAVSMGGKMRGDTTVGPFSKVGGEVSNSVIFGYSNKGHDGFMGNTVVGEWCNFGADTNISNLKNNYAPVKIWDYTKGGFSNTGLQFCGLMMGDHSKCGINTMFNTGTVIGVGANVFGDGFPRNFVPSFAWGGAAGFSTFQFRKFEDTASKVMERRGLTFDQQEESILQRVFEMTQAYRIWDKKV
- a CDS encoding SDR family oxidoreductase; the encoded protein is MNTQKNNKPSILITGANGLLGQKLVKRLIEKGSFEIIATGRGACRLPASWKDYTYASMDITSQEDVKSVFNKFQPDLVIHGAAMTNVDQCETEKEACYQQNVAAVQHIIKACEQHDSYMVHVSTDFIFDGEDGPYDEAAKPNPVNYYGETKLLAEELIQHSNINWGIARTVLVYGISHDMSRSNIVLWVKNSIEQGKDLQLVDDQLRTPTLAEDLAEGCILMAEQKARGIFNISGEELLTPYDMAIKTADFFKLDKSKINRTNSSTFTQPAKRPLKTGFNIQKAKTQLNYQPKSFNEGIDILAKQLNLAN
- the hemC gene encoding hydroxymethylbilane synthase, whose amino-acid sequence is MQPIKIGTRGSKLALYQAYHIADLLKEKGLQTEIVTIETKGDKILDVSISKIGSKGVFTEELEDQLASGEVDIAVHSAKDMPSSLPEGFELISFTEREKVNDIILSHKTDIDYKNPEKPLLLGTSSTRRVATLKHFYPHIQTVEVRGNLQTRIKKMESGVCDALLLAYAGAHRMGYDDMIRHELSLDEFTPAVGQGSIAVEASHRLDSDLKKLIIAATHHQETGYRLVAERSYLKVLEGGCSIPVFCLANYQNGTISLNGGIVSLDGQERIQHSISGAAEKAEELGKMLAEKVIQSGGDRILAEIKRNLNK